In the Cydia fagiglandana chromosome 14, ilCydFagi1.1, whole genome shotgun sequence genome, one interval contains:
- the LOC134670877 gene encoding eukaryotic translation initiation factor 2D-like produces the protein MFAKPFKVKSNNSLKNSEKKHLVQRILDEFPTATEEVAKELVPMKSSCSCVKVTAHSGEVVDVYVVGGAALLLEARGALVPTVAALWRAPRLLPALTVHDPVLAKIQGGAPLYLPGVVIPTGGTGFPMFERGTPVALRTTDNVAAAAVGRAVLASGEMLMKVGGVCVEMVHWVGDTLSREFKFGRLERPRADPALVAAPPPSAGDGLADRLHQVHIKREEWPALGRGAAPAPAPAPAPAPAPAPAPAPAPAPAPAPAPAPAPAPAPAPAPAPAPAPAAAPAPAPAPAPAPAPAPAAAPAPAPAPAPAPAPAPAPAPAPAPAPAPAPAPAPAPAPAAAPAPAPAPAPAPAAAPAPAPAPAPAPAPAPAPAPAPAPAPAPAPAPAPAPAPAAAPAPAPAPAPAPAPAPAAAPAPAPAPAPAPAPALHTGAPETDTHIFLMSSAEPMEGGDDGIPKDMDGLLEWAMLGFLKLHAKSVELPLLSSLLYRNYLLPLCPPDRTMDVKKSSYKKVGKFLEAMQKEGYLQVRELEKGVDAVTALNALHPRVRSHAPPAPAPPAAAEADDDDGVEYSPPQVREMFSVTAAVSDLLSLKKGSLLSAAELRTSLTEYVKARGLTAPAQKGAVVLDATLARVLQAQEQEIIKWDALMAGVQAKLTPCTEMKFADGTSRLTKAKLDPIRMQVVNRSGNKKVTLVSNLEAFGFTLPELARACQRGVAASCGVTRSPGSKYDQLMLQGDQQYYVARLLIEKYGLPKKFVEGADKALKKKKGS, from the exons ATGTTTGCCAAGCCTTTCAAGGTCAAATCCAACAACAGCCTTAAGAATTCAGAAAA GAAGCACCTAGTGCAGCGGATACTAGATGAGTTCCCCACGGCGACAGAAGAGGTGGCGAAAGAGCTGGTGCCCATGAAGAGCAGTTGTAGCTGCGTGAAGGTGACGGCGCACAGCGGGGAGGTGGTGGACGTGTACGTGGTGGGCGGGGCGGCGCTGCTGCTGGAGGCGCGGGGCGCGCTGGTGCCGACGGTGGCGGCGCTGTGGCGCGCGCCGCGCCTGCTGCCCGCGCTCACCGTGCACGACCCCGTGCTGGCTAAG ATCCAAGGAGGTGCTCCATTGTACCTGCCGGGCGTGGTGATACCGACTGGAGGCACCGGCTTCCCTATGTTTGAGCGTGGCACCCCTGTAGCACTGCGGACAACTGACAATGTGGCTGCTGCAGCTGTAGGACGTGCTGTGCTTGCGTCAGGGGAGATGCTGATGAAAGTCGG CGGGGTATGCGTGGAAATGGTCCACTGGGTGGGCGACACGTTGAGTCGCGAGTTCAAGTTCGGCCGGCTCGAGAGACCGCGGGCCGACCCCGCCCTGGTCGCCGCTCCGCCTCCGTCCGCCGGGGACGGACTCGCCGACCGGTTACATCAG GTGCACATCAAGCGggaggagtggccggcgctcgGGCGCGGGGCCGCCCCCGCGCCGGCCCCCGCGCcggcccccgcccccgcgccggccCCCGCGCcggcccccgcccccgcgccggccCCCGCGCcggcccccgcccccgcgccggccCCCGCGCcggcccccgcccccgcgccggccCCCGCGCCGGCCGCCGCCCCCGCGCCGGCCCCCGCGCCGGCCCCCGCGCCGGCCCCCGCGCCGGCCGCCGCCCCCGCGCCGGCCCCCGCGCcggcccccgcccccgcgccggccCCCGCGCcggcccccgcccccgcgccggccCCCGCGCcggcccccgcccccgcgccggccCCCGCGCCGGCCGCCGCCCCCGCGCCGGCCCCCGCGCCGGCCCCCGCGCCGGCCGCCGCCCCCGCGCCGGCCCCCGCGCcggcccccgcccccgcgccggccCCCGCGCcggcccccgcccccgcgccggccCCCGCGCcggcccccgcccccgcgccggccCCCGCGCCGGCCGCCGCCCCCGCGCCGGCCCCCGCGCCGGCCCCCGCGCCGGCCCCCGCGCCGGCCGCCGCCCCCGCGCCGGCCCCCGCGCcggcccccgcccccgcgccggcGCTACACACGGGGGCGCCGGAAACTG ATACACACATTTTCCTAATGTCATCAGCAGAACCCATGGAGGGAGGAGACGACGGGATTCCTAAGGACATGGACGGATTGCTGGAGTGGGCGATGCTGGGCTTCCTCAAGTTACACGCGAAGAGTGTGGAACTGCCATTACTCTCCAGTCTGCTCTATAG GAATTATTTGTTACCCCTCTGTCCCCCGGATCGAACGATGGACGTCAAAAAGTCCTCCTATAAAAAAGTGGGGAAGTTCTTAGAAGCTATgcaaaag GAGGGCTACCTCCAAGTCCGCGAGCTGGAGAAGGGCGTGGACGCCGTGACCGCGCTGAACGCGCTGCACCCGCGCGTGCGCAGCCACGCCCCGCCCGCGCCagccccgcccgccgccgccgaggCGGACGACGACGATGGCGTGGAGTACTCGCCGCCGCAGGTGCGGGAGATGTTCTCTGTCACTGCCGCAGTTTCCGACTTATTGTCGCTCAA AAAGGGCTCCCTCCTCTCGGCCGCCGAGCTGCGCACTTCGCTGACAGAGTACGTGAAGGCACGAGGGCTGACAGCGCCCGCGCAGAAAGGTGCCGTCGTACTGGATGCCACGCTCGCCAGGGTTCTGCAGGCGCAAGAACAG GAGATCATAAAATGGGACGCACTAATGGCGGGCGTGCAGGCCAAGCTCACGCCGTGCACGGAGATGAAGTTCGCGGACGGCACGTCCAGACTCACCAAGGCCAAGTTGGACCCCATACGGATGCAGGTCGTCAACCGCAGCGGGAACAAGAAG GTGACGCTAGTATCAAACCTGGAGGCCTTCGGCTTCACCCTGCCAGAGTTAGCCCGAGCCTGCCAGCGAGGCGTGGCGGCCTCCTGCGGCGTCACGCGCTCGCCCGGCTCCAAATACGACCAGCTCATGCTGCAGGGCGATCAG CAATACTATGTGGCCAGACTGCTAATAGAGAAGTATGGCCTACCCAAGAAGTTCGTAGAAGGAGCCGACAAGGCACTCAAGAAGAAGAAGGGCAGCTAA
- the LOC134670583 gene encoding uncharacterized protein LOC134670583 has translation MSGKLQDYQVLDVLCGGTFYKVRHKVTNDIFAWKAYDCTAYSNEQLRGVALDADAINKACGGAAALLRVHDTVLHAPSRTLYFVLEHGAWRSLAELIDSCDSADKCASEAFVWHLLLELARACRALQNVKLSVLRVCLSPATVVVEEGGAVRLHCCEPAATPGAPTTPVLRQLGDLLSALCAAPRADKHSQYSDDLLHIIGFLTDERNSNLHPDVILYHPTVLANIETFSRPKHLSEILVSVDYSHSTSVNKCDSEKAVELSRAVQPAPRSSKTQESPIYCNITPKKYCNKEIFESNSPQGQLSPTIAALALELPGFVPRSRKAITGALDTYTAAQQVTENTLSQQWMSRLIALRQREHSLNQRERDLIAKEILNSPAAKIIPLNDSEVPDISESNGITLPPMVTQAEDRQWVSRRHRRTSSARLKNRRKTFAYEDLDSSLSADNGDGSMVITATKFTKDNMPRNLFPEPAKKVHFTPVNPFAESDESVTLTFYELENVDKEGYQLPRQQEQVVKDISKFKYLDLEKMTSEKRAAMPWSHSSPSKQAKMSQTIFSDITNTKGNLRKTPSKSSITSKGSSISRFSIASCKSQWSMDSSSKASDGSIADRTRASIRQSLAQTPIAPDAKKKSRKSLLPFKTPFKFINSTKI, from the coding sequence ATGTCGGGTAAACTGCAGGACTATCAAGTTTTAGACGTTCTGTGCGGCGGCACGTTCTACAAAGTACGGCACAAGGTCACCAACGACATATTCGCATGGAAGGCGTACGATTGCACTGCGTACTCGAACGAGCAGCTACGGGGCGTCGCGCTCGACGCGGATGCGATAAACAAAGCCTGCGGCGGCGCTGCGGCCCTGCTGCGCGTGCACGACACGGTGCTGCACGCGCCCTCGCGCACGCTTTACTTCGTGTTGGAGCACGGCGCCTGGCGCAGCCTCGCCGAGCTCATCGACAGCTGCGACTCCGCCGACAAGTGCGCCTCGGAGGCCTTCGTGTGGCACCTGCTGCTGGAGCTGGCGCGCGCGTGCCGTGCGCTCCAGAACGTTAAACTCTCCGTCCTACGTGTCTGCCTCTCGCCAGCTACAGTTGTTGTCGAAGAGGGCGGCGCAGTGCGTTTGCATTGTTGTGAGCCAGCGGCGACGCCCGGGGCGCCTACCACTCCCGTGTTGCGGCAACTCGGCGACCTGCTGAGTGCTTTGTgcgccgcgccccgcgccgaCAAGCACTCGCAATACAGCGACGATCTCCTCCATATTATCGGTTTCCTCACGGACGAACGGAATTCGAATCTTCATCCAGATGTCATACTCTACCACCCCACGGTGCTTGCCAACATCGAAACGTTTTCTCGCCCCAAACATTTGAGTGAAATACTTGTCTCGGTTGATTACTCACATTCCACTTCAGTGAACAAGTGTGACTCTGAAAAGGCTGTAGAGTTGAGCAGGGCCGTGCAACCCGCGCCGCGGTCGTCCAAAACTCAGGAGAGCCCTATCTACTGCAATATTACAcctaaaaaatattgtaacaaaGAAATTTTTGAGTCTAACTCGCCTCAAGGCCAGTTGTCTCCTACTATAGCTGCCTTGGCTCTTGAGCTGCCAGGATTCGTTCCTCGCAGCCGAAAAGCGATAACTGGAGCCCTGGACACGTACACTGCGGCCCAGCAAGTGACAGAAAACACTCTGAGCCAGCAATGGATGTCTCGCCTCATTGCACTGAGACAAAGGGAACACAGTCTCAATCAGAGGGAAAGAGACCTCATTGCGAAGGAGATTTTAAATAGTCCTGCTGCTAAGATCATTCCTCTGAATGATTCTGAGGTGCCAGACATTAGTGAGAGTAATGGGATCACCCTGCCTCCCATGGTAACACAAGCAGAGGACAGGCAGTGGGTGTCGCGCCGCCACCGGCGAACTAGCTCGGCGCGCCTCAAGAATCGGCGAAAAACTTTCGCATACGAGGATTTGGACAGTTCCCTGTCCGCTGACAACGGAGACGGCAGCATGGTCATCACGGCCACCAAGTTCACCAAGGACAACATGCCGCGGAACTTGTTTCCTGAACCAGCTAAGAAAGTGCACTTTACCCCAGTCAATCCTTTTGCAGAGAGTGATGAAAGTGTGACCCTGACATTCTATGAGTTAGAAAATGTTGACAAGGAAGGCTACCAACTGCCAAGACAGCAGGAGCAAGTGGTCAAGGACATTTCCaagttcaaatacttagatttAGAGAAGATGACCTCTGAGAAAAGGGCAGCTATGCCCTGGAGCCACTCTTCACCTTCTAAGCAGGCCAAGATGTCACAGACCATATTCTCGGACATCACCAACACTAAAGGAAATTTAAGAAAAACCCCATCAAAGTCGAGCATCACTTCAAAAGGGTCAAGTATCTCAAGATTCTCAATAGCCTCATGCAAAAGCCAGTGGAGTATGGACTCTAGTAGCAAGGCAAGTGATGGTAGCATTGCTGACAGGACCAGGGCCAGTATCCGGCAGTCCTTAGCACAGACCCCCATAGCCCCTGATGCTAAAAAGAAAAGCAGAAAATCTCTGCTGCCCTTCAAAACACCATTTAAATTCATCAACTCAACTAAAATTTAG